The Amycolatopsis jiangsuensis nucleotide sequence GCTGGCCACCGAACAGGATTTCGACGAGCTGGCCTGGCAGCTGACCGCGGCCCTGACGCCGTACTTCGACCTGCGCGGGCACCAGGACGACTGGCACGTCACGCACGCGGTGGCGCTCGCCGCGGCCCGGCGCTGCGGATCGGCCCACGGCGAGGCGATCATCCAGCGCAACCTCGGGCAGATCCTGCTGTATCAGGACAACGACGCGGACGCGTTGGTCGCTTTCGAGACCGCGCGTGCGCAGTACCGGCGGATCGGCGACCAGCAGGGCCTCGGTAACGCGTACGCCGGGCTCGGCACCGTCCGGCGGATGCAGAGCGACCACGAAGGCGCGCTGGCGCCCTGCCACGAAGCGCTGCGCCTGTTCGAGGCAGCCGGCGACCGGCACGGCGAAGCGGTGATCCGGATTTCGATCGGCGCGATCTGGGCGGCCCGCACGTGCTTCGCCACCGCCCGGCGGTGGTTCACCGACGCGCTCCAGCTGTCCTGCGAGATCGGCGACCGGCACCGGGAAGCCCATGCCCTGCAACGGCTCGGGCTGCTGCACCAGCGGCAGGGCAATCTGGCCGCGGCCCGTGAGCACGTCACCAGGGCGATCGCCGTGTTCACCGATCTCGGTGACGACCACTGCGTGGGATACGCCAACCAGAACCTCGGCGAGCTGTGCCTCTACAGCGGCGATCTCGCGCACGCCCGGCTGCTGCTGGTCAACTCGCTGAGCGTGCATCGCCGCAACGGCGACCGCCGGTCCGAGGCCGCCGTGTCGCAGCTGCTCGGTGAGCTGCACTCCGCGCTCAGCCAGCCGGAACGCTCGCGCAGCTACACCGAGCGGGCGCTGGCGATCCGGCGGGAGCTCTCGTCGGCGCGGCCGCCGGATCCCGCGCCGATCGAGCCCGGCACACCGCACCGGATCGTGTCCGCCTGACGCGCGGGCGGAATACCCCGTTCCCGCGGCGTTCCGGATGAGGATCCGGTGGTGATCCTTCATGGAGTCCTGGCGGTTCTGATGGGCACGACAGCGATGCTGCCGACGGCCGCCGCGGACAGCTGGCGAGTGGATTTGTCCAAGGTGGACGGTGACGATTTCGGTGTCACGGTGGACAGCGGTGTACTGAGACCGGACGGCGCGGCCGGGGCCAGACCGGGAGTGCTGGTGACCGCCGAGCACCTGCTCTCCTCCACCGCGGACCGGGTGACCGCGCGGGTCGAGGCCGGCCGGTCCGGCGGGGTCGAGGTGGACGTGCGGGGCCGGGCAGGCGGTGGCTGGACGGAATGGCTGCCCGCGGGAACCACGTTCGGCCACGCGGTGACGGTGGTGCAGGCGCGGATTTCGGTGTCCGGCCCGGCCGCGGTGCACGCGGTGACGTTGTCCGCGGACCGCGCCGCGCGGGCGGACTCCCCCGCCGCCTCGGCAGCGCTGACCTACCGGATCCACGCCACCAGGGAAGGGCTCGTCGGCGGCACCACATCGAACGGGCACAAGATCGTCGAACGCGATCACTTCGTGTCCTTCCCGTCGACGAAGTCGGTCTCGCCCAAGGGAACCGGAAGCTACACCGCCCGAGTCTGCCGTACCGACGGCGCCCGCTGCGAGTACGCGCCGGTGTGGGAGGTCGGGCCCTGGAACGAGCACGACGACTACTGGCACCCCGCCGACCGGCGCGCGCAGTTCGCGTCGCTGCCACAGGGGGTGCCGGAAGCTCAGGCCGCCTACCTGGACGGGTTCAACGGCGGCAAGGACTCCCGCGGCCGCACGGTGCGCAACCCGGCCGGCATCGACCTGGCCGACGGAACGTTCTGGGACGGACTCGGCCTGACCGGCAGCGGCTACGTGAACGTCACCTTCCTGTGGACCGGTTCCGCACCGGCCAGTGGAACCGTGAGCACCGCCGGTGCCCCGCTGAACCTCCGCGCCGGCCCCACCACGTCCGCGGCCGCCGTCGGCTACGCGGCGAACTACGCGGAAGTACCCATCGAGTGCCAGACGCACGGCGAATCCGTGTCCGGCACGTTCGGCACCAGTACCGTCTGGTACCGCATCGGCCCCGGCCACTACATCGCCGCGGCCTACCTGCGCACCGAAGCCACCGCGCCGCCGTGTGACTAGTAGTGCTTTGTTAGGTTTCGTGGTCGGGCGGTTGTTGTGACCGAGGAACGGGTTGGTGGCAGGTGTGGCATGCGCCGGTCCAGACTGCGAACAGGGACTGGAGTTCGCGGAGAACGGCGTAGAGGGTCAGGCCGGCGCAGGGGCTTTTGGGTCGTAGCGCAGCTGGGTGCAGAACGCTTGGGCGAGAGCGGCGAGGGTGACGTGACGATGCCAGCCCAGGAAACTGCGGCCTTCGAAATGATCAAGACCCAGGCCGTCTTTGAGCTCACGGTAGTCGTGCTCGATGCGCCAGCGGATCTTCGCCAGCCGCACCAATTCCCGCAGACGCGTGTCGGAGGGCAGGGTGGAGAGCCAGTAGTCGGTGGGTGCGGGTTCCCCGGGCGGCCATTCGGCCAGCAGCCAGCATTCGGGCAGGCTGCCATCCTCGGCCTTGGGGATGTCCCGGTTGGCGGGGCGCACGCGCAGTGCCAGGAACCTCGATCGCAGGGCAGCGGTGGGATTACCGGGAGACTTTCGGGAGCCGTGCCGCCAGGTCACCATCTTCCCGGCTTTCCGCCCGGCGGCCATGACCAGGGTTTTCAGGTTGACGGGCTGATCGCGGTAACGCGGCACCGGCCGTCGCCCGACACCGGGCGTGTACGGCAGGGTCTGCGGGAGGGCGTCCGCGGGAAAGGCGGTGGTGGTCGCTTTCACCGCCAGAACGTAGGACAGGCCCCGTTCGGTCAGTCCTAGCCGGAACTCGGTCGCATCCCCGTAGCCGGCGTCGGCGACCACGGGTCGATCGGGCAGACCCCAGCCGCCGGCATCGTCGTTGCCCGTGATTTCGTCAAGCATGT carries:
- a CDS encoding IS701 family transposase translates to MKPEELEQVRPRLAAFAATMLGGLARADQRAKGELYLRGLMLDGKRKSMQPMAERLGVDHQQLQQFVTSSTWDFVDVRRRIACWAEEFITPEAYVIDDTGFPKDGVDSPGVARMYCGALGKTGNCQVGVSVHAVTDWASAAIDWRLFLPQSWDEDTTADPAVTAEIRRRRSRSKIPDDLRHREKWRLALDMLDEITGNDDAGGWGLPDRPVVADAGYGDATEFRLGLTERGLSYVLAVKATTTAFPADALPQTLPYTPGVGRRPVPRYRDQPVNLKTLVMAAGRKAGKMVTWRHGSRKSPGNPTAALRSRFLALRVRPANRDIPKAEDGSLPECWLLAEWPPGEPAPTDYWLSTLPSDTRLRELVRLAKIRWRIEHDYRELKDGLGLDHFEGRSFLGWHRHVTLAALAQAFCTQLRYDPKAPAPA